One genomic region from Lineus longissimus chromosome 6, tnLinLong1.2, whole genome shotgun sequence encodes:
- the LOC135488979 gene encoding eukaryotic translation initiation factor 3 subunit A-like, whose product MPTYFQRPENALKRANEFIDVGKKQRALDALYDVIKSKKHRTWQKIHEPIMLKYLELCVDLKKSHVAKEGLYQYKNICQQVNIKSLEDVVRKYLALAEEKTEEARQESHQAVADIANIDDLDVITTPESLLLSAVSGEDTQDRTDRAILTPWVKFLWESYRQCLELLRNNNRVEKLYQDIAQQAFKFCLKYSRKTEFRKLCDNLRTHLGHIHKHQAQQTAINLNNPESQALHLETRLVQLESAIQMELWQEAFKAVEDIYGLVSMSKKPPKPSLMANYYQKLGMVFWKSGNHLFHACAWHRLFQLCREQKKSLSAEELQRMASRVLCATLAIPIPPNRDKLDALIDQEISTLDKQRRLATLLGLQNPPTRISLIKDLVKYNVIQFVNPELHNLYKWLEVEFHPLKLAQRISSSLEYIEKNEELVQFIPPLQDITIMRILKQVSQVYQTIEFSRLEELIPFSSSFHLERVVVEAARTLDLQVRIDHRTRCLTFGTDLAGSQKEDVPEGPYLQGMPSEQIRNQLILMAEALQKVQKMMQPKSSSTVREELRAHIIETYRHVSKREHQRILLRRQIIEDRKEQLENINVQREHEENQKLEDERKKQMDAEKERLEREMEQRARQRLLEERKEIAKRHAKEKLEQLKKSEIGAKAFRDIDEEDLAGLDAEEIMAKQVQQIEKEKKELQDRLKSQEKKHDYMMRARREEEIPLLLKDREEEKAQAEEFWKKEEEERIAKLIEEHDIAIEHRDRLLRMRGDRDIFLNDLKDKRKTVHKDNLKNFEIKLAEERKLRVAERKQQRKDERQMKRQKEREEAEQRAKDEALKKEREEKERLEIEQREKEEAEYREVKERLERAAAKQREKEREIEERLAKEKAERDREPKGREDDKWRRDRDIDSRRSDDRNRGRDEADDAHGPNAWRPKPKEGSGWRDRLKEKEERWEKGPVADRGRDTSPGRDRNRSPPRRSPPRARSPPPRARSPPPRARSPPPRARSPPPARDAWRRDDRGGDRWRDEPRGGDKRDERGGDRDGDRGGDSWRRGGSGGGGFDRGGRRDEPRRDDRDEWRRGGGGGSERGGTGGGSSWRDSRDSRGPPPRDRDGDSRDFRGDRDRDRGGDRDLRGDRDRGDRDIRSDRDGGRGGGAWRRGGDDTSSRGDDAPSRGGGGGAWRRGGDDGRRGGERDVEPRGSPTKDDRWRKSEDRPKDRPAGSDAPDDGWVQVRR is encoded by the exons ATGCCCACTTACTTCCAGCGCCCGGAAAATGCTCTGAAGCGAGCTAATG AATTTATTGATGTTGGAAAAAAGCAACGGGCTCTTGATGCTCTCTATGATGTCATCAAAAGCAAAAAGCATCGGACATGGCAGAAAATCCATGAGCCGATTATGCTCAAATACCTTGAGCTCTGCGTGGACCTGAAAAAGAGTCATGTTGCCAAAGAAGGTCTTTATCAGTACAAGAACATCTGTCAGCAG GTGAACATCAAATCCCTGGAAGATGTTGTTCGGAAGTACCTGGCATTGGCAGAAGAAAAGACAGAGGAAGCCCGGCAGGAGTCCCACCAGGCAGTTGCTGACATTGCAAATATTGATGATCTGGATGTTATCACAACCCCTGAGAG CCTACTGCTGAGCGCTGTCAGTGGTGAAGATACACAAGACAGGACAGACCGTGCCATTCTTACACCTTGGGTCAAGTTCCTCTGGGAGTCCTATCGCCAGTGTCTTGAGTTGTTGAGGAATAACAACAGAGTGGAGAAACTCTACCAGGACATCGCGCAGCAAGCCTTCAAGTTCTGCTTGAAGTACTCTCGGAAGACCGAGTTTAGGAAATTGTGCGATAAC TTGAGAACGCACTTGGGTCACATCCACAAGCATCAAGCTCAGCAGACGGCCATCAACCTCAACAACCCAGAGAGTCAGGCACTGCACCTGGAGACCAGGCTGGTACAGCTAGAGAGTGCTATTCAGATGGAGCTTTGGCAG GAAGCATTCAAAGCTGTTGAAGACATCTACGGCCTTGTCTCCATGTCGAAGAAGCCTCCCAAGCCCTCCCTGATGGCCAATTACTATCAGAAGTTGGGCATGGTATTCTGGAAGTCTGGCAACCACCTGTTCCATGCCTGTGCCTGGCACCGCCTCTTCCAACTCTGCCGTGAACAGAAGAAGAGTTTGTCTGCAGAGGAACTACAGAG GATGGCCTCGCGTGTTCTGTGTGCGACATTGGCCATCCCGATTCCGCCAAATCGTGACAAGCTCGATGCCCTTATTGACCAAGAGATCAGCACGCTCGACAAACAGAGGCGGTTGGCTACGTTGCTTGGGTTGCAGAATCCACCAACCAGGATCAGTCTCATCAAGGACTTG GTGAAGTACAATGTTATCCAATTCGTCAATCCCGAGCTACATAACCTGTACAAGTGGCTTGAGGTCGAGTTTCACCCCCTGAAGCTCGCACAGAGGATATCATCGTCCCTGGAATACATTGAGAAGAATGAAGAATTGGTCCAGTTCATCCCACCTCTGCAGGACATTACCATCATGAGGATACTCAAGCAG GTCTCCCAAGTCTACCAAACCATCGAGTTCTCTCGTCTTGAAGAGCTGATTCCATTCAGCAGTAGTTTCCATTTGGAGAGGGTGGTCGTCGAAGCTGCCAGAACATTAGATTTACAG GTTCGAATTGACCATCGTACTCGCTGTCTGACCTTTGGGACCGATCTTGCTGGCTCCCAGAAAGAGGATGTTCCTGAGGGTCCGTACCTGCAGGGCATGCCGAGTGAGCAGATAAGAAATCAGTTGATATTGATGGCAGAGGCACTACAGAAGGTCCAGAAGATGATGCAACCCAAGTCTTCATCG ACTGTGCGTGAGGAATTGCGTGCCCACATCATTGAAACCTACCGCCACGTCTCCAAACGTGAACACCAGAGAATTCTCCTTCGTCGCCAAATCATTGAGGATAGGAAGGAACAGTTAGAGAACATCAATGTTCAAAGG GAACATGAGGAAAACCAAAAGCTTGAGGATGAAAGGAAGAAGCAAATGGATGCTGAGAAAGAGCGCCTCGAGCGTGAAATGGAACAGCGAGCACGCCAGCGTCTCCTGGAGGAGAGGAAGGAGATCGCTAAACGTCACGCCAAGGAGAAACTTGAGCAACTCAAGAAGTCCGAGATCGGTGCCAAGGCGTTCAGGGATATTGATGAGGAG GATCTGGCCGGGTTGGATGCAGAAGAGATCATGGCAAAACAGGTCCAACAGAttgagaaggagaagaaggaatTGCAGGACAGGCTCAAGTCCCAAGAGAAAAAG CACGACTACATGATGAGGGCTCGTAGAGAAGAAGAGATCCCACTCCTCCTGAAGGATCGCGAGGAGGAAAAGGCCCAGGCAGAAGAATTCTGGAAGAAAGAGGAAGAGGAACGG ATTGCCAAACTTATTGAGGAGCACGACATTGCGATTGAGCACCGTGATCGTCTGCTGCGGATGAGAGGAGACCGAGATATTTTCTTGAATGACCTCAAGGACAAGAGGAAGACTGTTCACAAG GACAACTTGAAGAACTTCGAGATAAAACTAGCTGAGGAGCGTAAGCTACGTGTCGCTGAGCGCAAACAGCAGCGAAAGGATGAGCGTCAAATGAAACGCCAAAAGGAAAGGGAAGAGGCTGAACAGCGTGCCAAGGATGAGGCTCTCAAGAAAG AACGTGAAGAGAAGGAACGTCTTGAGATTGAGCAGCGAGAGAAGGAAGAGGCTGAATACAGGGAGGTGAAAGAACGACTGGAAAGAGCTGCTGCCAAGCAGCGAGAGAAAGAGAGGGAGATCGAAGAGAGGCTGGCCAAGGAGAAGGCAGAAAGGGATCGGGAGCCCAAGGG TCGGGAGGATGATAAGTGGCGTCGTGACCGAGACATTGATAGTCGACGAAGTGATGACCGAAATCGAGGCCGGGACGAGGCTGATGACGCCCATGGCCCGAACGCATGGCGTCCAAAACCTAAAGAAGGTAGCGGATGGAGGGATAGGctgaaagagaaagaagaaaGATG GGAAAAAGGACCAGTTGCGGATAGAGGTCGTGATACCTCACCTGGGAGAGATCGTAACCGTTCACCTCCCAGGCGATCACCACCAAGGGCAAGGTCACCACCACCAAGGGCAAGGTCACCTCCACCAAGGGCAAGGTCACCTCCCCCTAGGGCAAGGTCACCACCACCAGCCAGAGATGCATGGCGCCGTGATGACAGGGGTGGCGATCGTTGGCGTGATGAGCCACGGGGTGGTGATAAACGCGACGAGCGTGGAGGGGATAGAGATGGAGACCGGGGTGGTGATTCCTGGAGGAGGGGCggcagtggtggtggtggttttgACCGTGGAGGAAGACGGGATGAGCCACGTCGTGATGACCGGGATGAGTGGCGacgtggtggtggtggtggcagtGAAAGAGGTGGAACTGGTGGTGGGAGCTCTTGGCGTGATTCTAGAGATTCTAGGGGACCACCGCCAAGGGATCGTGATGGTGATTCAAGAGATTTTAGAGGTGATAGAGATCGTGATAGGGGCGGTGATCGTGATTTACGTGGAGATCGAGACCGGGGTGATCGGGACATACGGAGTGATCGCGATGGAGGTCGCGGGGGTGGCGCTTGGAGGCGTGGAGGAGATGACACGTCCAGCAGAGGAGATGATGCGCCCAGCAGAGGAGGTGGTGGAGGGGCTTGGAGACGTGGAGGTG ATGATGGTCGTCGTGGTGGTGAGCGTGATGTTGAACCAAGGGGGTCGCCCACAAAAGATGATCGGTGGAGGAAATCGGAGGATAGACCAAAAG ATCGACCAGCAGGATCTGATGCCCCAGATGACGGTTGGGTGCAAGTCCGGCGTTGA
- the LOC135489186 gene encoding uncharacterized protein LOC135489186: protein MTEEDTGRGHRSQKSPLKKQTKVNPQTNHENGAAILQVKSVKTREEITNSHVVEGLETETEMADEASSTQVASAKNGATHNDNIDINGDIVRNGDVSLKHVTVSSKQTGDDNNSAFHCTCGSSEKCIASLRDQHIMEKLIYVIALVTVITLVYSLLEVQWFLPYYYTVSLPILIVFRYFLFFKLEYQYFLLDFCYFGNLFCYISIWACPGNDEVFMVMFAIANGPLMSAILPYRNSLVFHDYDRLTSAYIHVIPAFVSFCIRWYPVATSTHWYSPFIVQATPSFIWLVAVPLGGFLAHFIFYHVLVRVCIRPKEGFIDTYSYLVGKDDGFIARLTRCCGVKAQFWMFALFTMIYCLVGFLFVRLWYDYFIAHCVFLVLVSTLVAWNGGSFYIDVFGKKGLKKEGEESLNQTV, encoded by the exons ATGACTGAAGAGGACACTGGCAGAGGGCACCGATCTCAAAAATCCCCGCTGAAAAAGCAGACTAAAGTCAATCCGCAGACGAACCATGAAAATGGTGCTGCCATTTTGCAGGTCAAATCCGTTAAAACCAGGGAGGAAATAACAAACAGTCATGTTGTGGAAGGGCTTGAAACAGAGACAGAGATGGCTGATGAAGCATCATCCACACAGGTTGCCAGCGCCAAAAATGGAGCTACTcataatgataatattgatataaATGGTGATATTGTAAG AAATGGGGATGTGTCCCTTAAACATGTGACTGTGAGTAGCAAGCAGACAGGAGATGATAACAATTCAGCATTTCATTGTACCTGTGGTTCCAGCGAAAAATGCATCGCA TCATTGAGGGATCAGCACATCATGGAGAAGTTGATTTACGTGATAGCCCTGGTGACAGTCATCACATTGGTCTACAGCCTCCTCGAGGTCCAGTGGTTCCTCCCTTACTACTACACAGTCTCACTCCCAATACTTATTGTATTCAGATATTTTCTCTTTTT TAAACTCGAGTATCAATATTTCCTCCTGGATTTCTGCTACTTTGGTAATTTGTTTTGCTACATATCAATATG GGCGTGTCCTGGTAATGATGAAGTCTTCATGGTGATGTTTGCTATAGCCAATGGTCCGTTGATGTCTGCAATACTTCCCTACAGAAACTCCCTAGTATTCCATGATTACGACCGACTCACCTCGGCCTATATTCATGTCATACCAGCATTTGTATCATTCTG CATACGATGGTATCCAGTAGCAACCTCCACACACTGGTATAGTCCATTTATTGTACAAGCTACCCCTTCTTTTATTTGGCTAGTTGCTGTACCTCTTGGGGGTTTCCTAGCTCATTTT ATATTCTATCACGTGCTTGTGAGGGTGTGTATACGACCAAAGGAAGGCTTTATAGACACCTACTCATATCTTGTGGGCAAGGACGATGGTTTTATTGCAAGATTAACACGTTGCTGTGGAGTGAA GGCTCAGTTTTGGATGTTCGCGTTGTTCACGATGATCTACTGTCTCGTGGGCTTTCTCTTTGTACGACTCTGGTACGACTATTTCATCGCGCATTGTGTATTCCTGGTGCTCGTCTCGACGTTGGTTGCGTGGAATGGCGGTAGTTTCTACATTGATGTGTTCGGGAAGAAGGGATTAAAGAAAGAGGGGGAGGAATCTCTGAATCAAACTGTGTAG